The Deltaproteobacteria bacterium HGW-Deltaproteobacteria-6 genome has a segment encoding these proteins:
- the carB gene encoding carbamoyl phosphate synthase large subunit (four CarB-CarA dimers form the carbamoyl phosphate synthetase holoenzyme that catalyzes the production of carbamoyl phosphate; CarB is responsible for the amidotransferase activity): MPKRTDIKKILLIGSGPIIISQACEFDYSGTQACKALREEGYEVVLINSNPATIMTDPEMADRTYIEPITPEAVEKVIARERPDALLPTLGGQTGLNTAVALAESGVLEKYNVEMIGASLDVIHKAEDREKFRHAIEKIGLRMPRSGFARNMQDVLKIAEDIGFPIIIRASFTLGGTGSGVAYNREELMAIAKTGLDASMISEVMIEESVLGWKEYELEVMRDRADNVVIICSIENFDAMGVHTGESITVAPAQTLTDREYQIMRDASIAIMREIGVETGGSNVQFAIHPRTGEMIVVEMNPRVSRSSALASKATGFPIAKIAAKLAVGYTLDEIPNDITRETMASFEPTIDYVVTKIPRWTFEKFPETEDFLTTSMKSVGETMAIGRTFKESLQKAIRSLEIGRFGFGQDLPADPEERKTLLQSKLVKPNSLRLFYIGAALASGMTVEEVYDITKVDPWFLHQIKDILDAEEELKTAEPTAELLRAAKQMGFSDRALGAFWHKTEQEIRDWRGKENILPVYKLVDTCAAEFEAYTPYYYSTYETENETRPSTKKKVAIIGGGPNRIGQGIEFDYCCVHASFALREEGIESIMINSNPETVSTDYDTSDKLFFEPVTLEDVLHILQTEKPDGVIVQFGGQTPLNLARGLEAAGMPIIGTSPDAIDRAENRDRFQEIVHKLNLNQPDNDTAMDVEKALVAASRIGYPVLVRPSYVLGGRSMEIVYDPETLRSFMAKALLVSPGHPILIDKFLEDAVEVDVDAISDGKTTVVAGIMEHIEEAGIHSGDSACILPSLTLSDSLLALIEKQTKMLAAELGVIGLMNIQYAIKDNVLYVLEVNPRASRTVPFVSKAIGVPLAKIATKVMLGKSLQELGFTQTIKPKHVSVKEAVFPFNRFPEVDILLGPEMKSTGEVMGIDQSFGLAFAKSQMAAGFKMPKSGSIFISVHDHYKDRIVDVARSFEQLGFKILATAGTANHLKKHGIEAAIINKVSEGRPHIVDYIKNGDIQMVINTSVGRKSSRDAYHIRRGALTYNILYTTTLAGARALSEAAKAMIREDWQVCSLQEYYRK; this comes from the coding sequence GTGCCGAAGCGAACTGACATAAAAAAAATACTGCTCATCGGGTCCGGGCCGATCATTATCAGCCAGGCCTGTGAGTTCGACTATTCCGGCACGCAAGCCTGCAAGGCTCTGCGCGAAGAAGGGTATGAAGTCGTCCTGATTAACTCGAATCCGGCCACGATCATGACCGACCCGGAAATGGCCGACCGCACGTATATCGAACCGATCACGCCGGAAGCGGTAGAGAAAGTCATTGCCCGCGAACGCCCGGACGCGCTTTTACCCACGCTGGGGGGCCAGACCGGTCTCAATACGGCGGTGGCGCTGGCGGAGTCCGGTGTGCTTGAAAAATACAATGTGGAGATGATCGGCGCGTCTCTTGACGTGATTCACAAAGCCGAAGACCGCGAAAAATTCCGCCATGCCATCGAAAAAATCGGCTTGAGGATGCCCAGAAGCGGTTTTGCCCGCAACATGCAGGACGTGCTCAAAATTGCCGAAGACATCGGCTTTCCGATTATCATCCGGGCATCCTTCACGCTGGGAGGCACCGGCAGCGGCGTGGCGTATAACCGGGAAGAACTGATGGCCATTGCCAAGACCGGACTGGACGCCAGCATGATTTCCGAGGTCATGATCGAAGAATCCGTTCTGGGCTGGAAAGAATACGAACTGGAAGTGATGCGCGACCGCGCCGACAATGTTGTCATCATCTGTTCCATTGAAAACTTCGACGCGATGGGCGTGCACACCGGCGAGTCGATTACGGTCGCCCCGGCGCAGACTCTGACCGATCGCGAATACCAGATCATGCGCGACGCTTCCATTGCCATCATGCGGGAAATCGGAGTGGAGACGGGCGGTTCCAACGTCCAGTTTGCCATCCACCCCCGGACAGGCGAAATGATCGTCGTGGAAATGAATCCGCGTGTATCGCGCTCATCGGCGCTGGCGTCCAAGGCGACGGGCTTTCCGATTGCCAAAATCGCCGCCAAACTGGCGGTGGGTTACACGCTGGACGAAATTCCCAACGACATCACCCGCGAAACGATGGCGTCCTTTGAACCCACGATCGATTATGTTGTGACGAAAATCCCGCGCTGGACGTTTGAAAAATTTCCGGAAACCGAAGATTTCCTCACGACCTCCATGAAATCGGTCGGTGAAACCATGGCGATCGGACGCACGTTCAAGGAATCCCTGCAAAAAGCCATCCGATCGCTCGAAATCGGCCGGTTTGGGTTTGGCCAGGATTTGCCTGCCGATCCGGAGGAAAGGAAGACACTGCTCCAGAGCAAACTCGTCAAGCCCAACTCGCTGAGGCTTTTTTACATTGGTGCGGCGCTGGCTTCCGGCATGACGGTGGAAGAGGTTTATGATATTACCAAAGTCGATCCCTGGTTTTTGCACCAGATCAAAGATATCCTGGATGCTGAGGAGGAATTAAAAACAGCGGAGCCTACCGCGGAACTTTTGCGCGCCGCCAAACAGATGGGATTTTCCGACCGTGCGCTGGGTGCGTTCTGGCATAAGACGGAACAGGAAATCCGCGATTGGCGCGGGAAAGAAAATATTCTGCCGGTTTATAAACTGGTGGATACCTGTGCGGCGGAGTTTGAAGCCTATACGCCTTATTACTATTCCACCTATGAAACGGAAAATGAAACCAGGCCTTCCACGAAGAAAAAGGTGGCGATTATCGGCGGCGGACCCAACCGCATCGGTCAGGGAATTGAATTTGACTACTGCTGTGTTCATGCTTCGTTTGCCCTTCGCGAAGAGGGCATAGAGAGCATCATGATCAACTCCAATCCTGAAACGGTCAGCACGGACTACGATACATCCGATAAACTTTTTTTCGAGCCGGTGACGCTGGAAGATGTTTTACATATCCTCCAGACGGAAAAACCCGATGGCGTGATTGTGCAGTTTGGCGGTCAGACGCCGCTTAATCTGGCACGGGGTCTGGAAGCGGCCGGCATGCCGATTATCGGAACCTCGCCTGATGCCATCGACCGGGCCGAAAACCGCGACCGGTTCCAGGAAATTGTTCATAAACTGAATCTCAATCAACCGGATAATGATACGGCAATGGATGTGGAAAAAGCGCTGGTTGCCGCCTCCCGGATCGGTTATCCGGTGCTGGTGCGACCATCCTACGTACTGGGCGGGCGCTCCATGGAAATTGTCTATGATCCGGAAACCCTGCGGTCGTTTATGGCCAAGGCGCTGCTGGTTTCCCCCGGCCATCCGATCCTGATCGACAAGTTTCTGGAAGATGCCGTGGAAGTTGATGTGGACGCCATCAGTGACGGCAAGACGACAGTCGTGGCCGGCATCATGGAGCATATCGAGGAAGCGGGTATTCATTCCGGCGACAGTGCCTGCATTTTACCGTCGCTTACGCTTTCCGACTCATTGCTTGCGCTCATTGAAAAACAGACGAAAATGCTGGCCGCCGAGCTTGGGGTTATCGGCCTCATGAATATTCAGTATGCCATTAAAGACAATGTGCTGTATGTGCTGGAAGTCAACCCGCGGGCGTCACGCACCGTCCCGTTTGTCAGTAAGGCCATCGGTGTGCCGCTGGCAAAAATCGCCACCAAAGTCATGCTGGGCAAAAGTCTGCAGGAACTTGGTTTTACCCAAACTATCAAACCCAAACATGTTTCCGTTAAAGAAGCCGTCTTTCCCTTTAACCGTTTTCCCGAAGTGGATATTCTGCTGGGGCCGGAAATGAAATCTACAGGCGAAGTGATGGGGATCGATCAATCATTCGGTCTGGCGTTTGCCAAATCGCAGATGGCGGCAGGCTTCAAAATGCCGAAGTCGGGGTCTATCTTTATCAGCGTTCATGATCATTATAAAGACAGGATTGTGGATGTCGCCAGGTCCTTTGAACAACTCGGTTTTAAAATCCTGGCAACGGCCGGAACGGCCAATCACTTGAAAAAACACGGTATCGAAGCAGCCATCATCAATAAGGTCAGCGAAGGCCGGCCACATATCGTCGATTATATTAAAAACGGCGATATCCAGATGGTCATCAACACCAGTGTCGGGCGCAAGTCGTCGCGCGACGCTTATCATATCCGTCGTGGCGCTCTGACGTATAACATCCTTTACACAACCACGCTGGCCGGCGCGCGGGCGCTCTCCGAAGCGGCCAAAGCCATGATTCGTGAGGACTGGCAGGTTTGTTCTCTGCAGGAATATTACAGGAAATAG
- a CDS encoding amidophosphoribosyltransferase: protein MTEFEESLNESGRPREECGVFAIYGHEDASRVTYFGLFALQHRGQESAGIVVSDGCNVSEHKGMGLASGVFKESILQKLPGSLAIGHVRYSTTGSSTISNAQPFLVHVGEEYYALGHNGNIVNAQSLRSELESRGSIFQSTMDSEVIIHLMAPHLKRGLEKALSIALQQIEGAYSLVMLTRDKIVAARDPRGFRPLALGKLNGGWVVASETCAFDLVGAEYIRDVEPGEIIIIDATGCKSLKPFPVMKHCHCVFELIYFARPDSQIFGQNVYLCRKRLGHELAREYCPDVDLVMPFPDSGSYAAIGYAEESGVPFEMGMIRNHYVGRTFIQPTQPMRDFAVRVKLNPVKPLLEGKKVMIVEDSIIRGTTSRNRVQHLHGIGIKELHMVISCPPTLFPCPYGIDFSSKGELIATKKENEKAIAEFIGLDSLHYLTVEGMVKATGLPKECFCLACYTGDYPIAPPEKIDKFCMELK from the coding sequence ATGACAGAATTTGAAGAATCCCTGAATGAATCCGGCCGTCCCCGCGAAGAGTGCGGCGTATTTGCCATTTACGGACATGAAGACGCATCGCGTGTAACCTACTTTGGTCTTTTTGCCTTGCAGCACCGCGGTCAGGAATCCGCGGGTATTGTCGTGTCCGACGGCTGTAACGTCTCCGAACATAAAGGCATGGGGCTTGCCTCCGGCGTATTTAAGGAATCCATTTTACAGAAGCTTCCCGGTTCGTTGGCCATCGGCCATGTCCGTTACTCCACCACCGGTTCATCCACGATTTCCAATGCCCAGCCATTTCTCGTGCACGTCGGCGAAGAGTATTACGCGCTGGGCCACAACGGAAACATTGTGAACGCTCAATCCCTGCGGTCCGAACTGGAAAGCCGGGGGTCGATTTTTCAATCCACGATGGACAGCGAAGTCATTATCCATTTAATGGCGCCTCATTTGAAGAGAGGGTTGGAGAAGGCCCTTTCCATTGCGCTGCAACAGATCGAAGGCGCATACAGCCTCGTCATGCTGACCCGCGATAAAATTGTCGCCGCCCGTGATCCGCGCGGCTTCCGGCCGCTGGCGCTGGGCAAACTCAACGGCGGTTGGGTGGTTGCTTCCGAAACCTGCGCATTTGATCTGGTCGGCGCCGAATATATCCGCGATGTGGAGCCCGGCGAAATTATCATCATTGACGCCACGGGTTGCAAGAGCCTGAAGCCTTTTCCGGTCATGAAGCATTGCCACTGTGTTTTTGAGCTGATTTACTTTGCCAGGCCCGACAGCCAGATTTTCGGCCAGAATGTCTATCTGTGCCGCAAGCGCCTGGGTCATGAGCTGGCGCGGGAATATTGTCCGGATGTCGACCTGGTGATGCCGTTTCCGGATTCCGGAAGTTATGCCGCCATCGGTTATGCGGAAGAAAGCGGTGTTCCCTTTGAGATGGGGATGATCCGCAATCATTATGTGGGGCGAACCTTCATTCAGCCGACGCAGCCGATGCGCGACTTTGCCGTACGCGTGAAACTCAATCCGGTCAAGCCGCTTCTGGAAGGCAAGAAAGTCATGATTGTCGAGGATTCCATTATCCGCGGCACGACAAGTCGCAACCGCGTGCAGCACCTTCATGGCATAGGCATCAAGGAGCTCCACATGGTCATCAGCTGCCCTCCCACCCTGTTTCCCTGTCCCTATGGCATTGACTTTTCCTCCAAAGGCGAATTGATTGCCACCAAAAAGGAAAACGAAAAAGCCATCGCCGAATTTATCGGTCTGGATTCACTGCACTACCTGACTGTGGAAGGTATGGTCAAAGCCACCGGCCTGCCTAAAGAGTGCTTCTGCCTGGCCTGCTATACCGGCGATTATCCGATTGCCCCGCCGGAGAAGATTGATAAGTTCTGCATGGAATTGAAGTGA